A genomic region of Bradyrhizobium sp. ORS 278 contains the following coding sequences:
- a CDS encoding (2Fe-2S)-binding protein — protein sequence MNWTVRLTVNGEPRTLALDDPRVTLLDLLRERLHLSGTKKGCDRGQCGACTVLVDGRRINSCLTLALSLDGAAITTIEGLANGDQLHPVQEAFIAHDALQCGFCTPGQIMSAVGLITEGHAGDDPERVREGMSGNLCRCSAYVGIVEAVLDAQKTLTENKERAA from the coding sequence ATGAATTGGACTGTCAGACTCACCGTCAACGGTGAGCCGCGCACCCTTGCGCTCGACGACCCCCGGGTCACCCTGCTCGACCTCTTGCGCGAGCGTCTCCATCTCTCCGGCACCAAGAAGGGCTGCGACCGCGGCCAGTGCGGCGCCTGCACCGTCCTCGTCGACGGGCGCCGCATCAACTCCTGCCTGACGCTGGCGCTCAGCCTCGACGGCGCTGCCATCACCACGATTGAAGGCCTCGCAAATGGAGACCAGCTGCACCCCGTGCAGGAAGCCTTCATCGCCCACGACGCCCTGCAATGCGGCTTCTGCACGCCAGGCCAGATCATGAGCGCGGTCGGCCTCATCACCGAAGGCCACGCGGGAGATGATCCCGAGCGCGTGCGCGAGGGCATGAGCGGCAATCTCTGCCGCTGCAGCGCCTATGTCGGCATCGTCGAGGCCGTGCTCGACGCGCAAAAGACGCTGACTGAGAACAAGGAGCGCGCGGCATGA